A genomic window from Phoenix dactylifera cultivar Barhee BC4 chromosome 7, palm_55x_up_171113_PBpolish2nd_filt_p, whole genome shotgun sequence includes:
- the LOC113462426 gene encoding uncharacterized protein LOC113462426 isoform X1: MSLPVSKQFRSPRLFEMARNEQWLQGLFISLHLMNCSGKGSSLFQVELCRILLIYSKHITADEELCQVLKPLSSPIAWMIRHGSRSTLSSVEG; this comes from the exons ATGAG CTTACCTGTTTCCAAGCAGTTTAGATCCCCAAGACTTTTCGAGATGGCAAGAAATGAACAATGGCTGCAAG GGCTCTTTATCAGCCTGCATCTAATGAATTGCAGTGGCAAAGGAAGCAGTTTGTTTCAAGTTGAACTGTGTAGGATATTGCTGATTTACTCAAAACACATCACAGCTGATGAAGAATTGTGTCAAGTTTTGAAACCATTGAGTTCTCCAATAGCCTGGATGATCAGACACGGATCACGGAGCACACTATCATCTGTTGAGGGATAG
- the LOC113462426 gene encoding uncharacterized protein LOC113462426 isoform X2, which translates to MRCAAKDYVCVWKGIKIRLDLIYSILRWIFVDRGRGHGRSRAERLRFLQSAPNSEAPGRRREENSIPNVIEAEGFFPEGGGLDGSPRPRRPCPLSHRLIEHLMSLPVSKQFRSPRLFEMARNEQWLQVAKEAVCFKLNCVGYC; encoded by the exons ATGCGTTGCGCGGCAAAAGATTATGTTTGCGTTTGGAAAGGGATTAAAATTCGATTAGATTTGATCTATTCGATTTTGCGGTGGATTTTTGTCGACAGAGGACGGGGTCACGGGAGGAGCCGAGCTGAAAGGCTGCGGTTCCTCCAAAGCGCGCCAAATTCCGAAGCCCCAGGAAGACGGCGAGAAGAGAACTCCATCCCAAACGTAATCGAGGCCGAGGGGTTCTTCCCCGAAGGAGGAGGACTCGATGGATCCCCACGTCCTCGTCGCCCTTGCCCTCTTTCTCATCGGCTGATTGAGCACCTCATGAG CTTACCTGTTTCCAAGCAGTTTAGATCCCCAAGACTTTTCGAGATGGCAAGAAATGAACAATGGCTGCAAG TGGCAAAGGAAGCAGTTTGTTTCAAGTTGAACTGTGTAGGATATTGCTGA
- the LOC103702311 gene encoding sm-like protein LSM7 → MSGRKETVLDLAKFVDKGVQVKLTGGRQVTGTLKGYDQLLNLVLDEAVEFLRDPDDPLKTTDQTRRLGLIVCRGTAVMLVSPTDGTDEIANPFMQPDGA, encoded by the exons ATG TCAGGCCGGAAGGAAACTGTTTTGGATTTAGCAAAGTTTGTTGACAAGGGTGTCCAAGTCAAGCTAACTGGTGGAAGGCAAG TTACAGGGACTCTGAAAGGATATGATCAGCTTCTAAATCTAGTGCTGGATGAAGCAGTTGAGTTTCTAAGAG ATCCTGATGATCCCCTGAAGACTACAGATCAGACCAGGCGTCTTGGCCTAATA GTTTGTAGGGGAACTGCAGTGATGCTCGTATCACCTACGGATGGAACAGATGAGATTGCCAATCCCTTTATGCAGCCAGATGGAGCCTAA
- the LOC103702310 gene encoding zinc finger A20 and AN1 domain-containing stress-associated protein 8-like, with protein MEHDETGCQAPEGPRLCINNCGFFGSAATMNMCSKCHKDMMLKQEQAKLAASSMGSIVNGSGSGSGKEPIVSGNLDIGAGPVDLKAISSQPFDALVSGEGGEAKMEEGPNRCNTCRKRVGLTGFSCRCGNLFCAVHRYSDKHNCPFDYRTAARDAIAKANPVVKAEKLDKI; from the coding sequence atggagCACGATGAGACTGGATGCCAGGCCCCTGAAGGTCCAAGACTCTGCATCAACAACTGCGGCTTCTTTGGAAGTGCAGCTACGATGAATATGTGCTCCAAGTGCCACAAGGATATGATGTTGAAGCAGGAACAAGCCAAGTTGGCGGCGTCCTCCATGGGCAGTATCGTGAATGGCAGTGGCAGTGGAAGTGGGAAAGAGCCCATTGTTTCTGGAAACCTGGACATAGGGGCTGGTCCAGTAGATCTGAAGGCCATCTCATCACAGCCATTTGATGCTTTGGTCTCAGGTGAGGGAGGAGAAGCAAAGATGGAGGAGGGTCCGAACAGATGCAACACTTGTAGGAAACGGGTGGGTTTGACGGGCTTCAGTTGTCGGTGTGGGAACCTTTTCTGTGCTGTGCATCGCTATTCCGACAAGCACAACTGTCCATTTGACTACCGAACAGCTGCCAGGGATGCCATTGCTAAAGCAAACCCTGTAGTTAAGGCTGAAAAACTTGACAAGATCTAG